The genomic window TTCCGTGCCTACCAGGTAAGAGCATCCCGCCGGGATAGTAGTCATTATAAGCTACTACATCGGGAAGGTAATTCCCATCGTTACCTACTATCTTCCTGTCAGTTACAACAGAAAGGACATTGCCCAGGTGGTTGGTAAGAGCGTAACACCTATACAACCTATTTTGCTCTATGCCAACTTGTTGTAACAACCCTTTTTTTAAGTTTATCAATCCATCCCAAGATACCCTTTTTCCACTGAAAAATAAAAACTGGTTTTTGTTTTCAGTTTTCAGTTTTGATTTGGATTTGGATTTGGTTTTTCATTTTGATTTTAGTTAAGGGGATGATAGTCCAATAGTCCTTTACGCAACTCCTCATAGGTGTGGGCTTTATACTTTTCAGTAGCGTTGATATGACGGTGACCCGCCAGGTACTGCGCCCTTCGTAAGCCTTTGGTTTTTATCCAGGCTACAATCCTACTGGCCCGAAGGTGCCTAAAATCTAAAAAAGCAAGCTCACTACCTTTGGTCAGTTCTGTAAGTTGATTGTTGATCTTATGTAGGTGGCTAGGGTAGTCTATAATACGATCCTGACCGGTAGCAAAAAGTTCTAATAAACTTACAATCTGTACCGTATCCAGGGGAAGGATACGGGAAGCTGCACTTTTACTAGCTTGTAATTCTACCCTTCCCTTTCGAAGGTCAAAGTCAGTCCTTCGAAGGCGTAAGACTTCCCCAAAGTGCAAGCCCTGACAGGTAAAAAAGCTAAGGGCTAGAAAGCGGGCTTTGAGCATCTTATCGTAGTCCGGAAAAAAGTAAAGTTCTCTGTTATTGGGCTTATAACTTTGCAGATAGTTGTAATACAACTCGCAGAGTTCCCCCAGTTGTACGTCAGTAAAAACGGGGCGCAACTGCTTTTTTCTTATGCCCCTGATTTTAATAAGAGAAGCAATGTTTTTTAGTTCTTTAAACTCCGAGGCGTAGGCGTAGTAATTTTTGAGCATGCCCAGTATCTGATTTGTGGTCACATTACTTAGTCCCCGCTGTTTTTGTAAGTATTTTAGATAGGCCAATAACTCTTTTTTATTAGCGGTTTCTTTTAGGGTATGGTACCGCTCTAAAAAAGTTTCATACTTTGTAACTTCTCTCTCATGGCGGGCAATAACCCCGGGGGTCATTCCTTTGGATTGTAAATAGTCTGTAAAGTTCATTTTATCTAGTCTCTGTTAATAATATGGGTGTAAATCTGCGTAGAAGTAAGCCCGCTATGGCCTAAAAACTGGCTGATCTGTTCAATAGGCATCCCGTTATCCAATAAATGCGTAGCAATTGAGTGGCGCAAAGTATGCAGGCTAATATTTTTATTTTTCAGGGGACTATCATCCAGGGTTTTCTGAAGTAGTGGCAGCACTTGCCCAATGGCCGTAGCACCAAAGGGATATAGGTAGCTCGTTCTTCGTCCCGGCAAATGCCGGCGGTAATCATAGATGTATTCGGTAAAACTCCGGACTAAATTCTTACTAATCGGTACAAATCTATCTTTATAGTTCTTGCCTTGTCTTACGTGGAGTACCCCCCGGTCTAAATCGATGTCTTTTTCCTTTAGGTGTAGGGCTTCTGATCTTCGAAGCCCGCAACCATAACAAAGGTTGAGTACCAGTTCCAGGGTCTTTTGCCGGGCTTCCCTGCGGATGCCGTAAAACCGGTAACTAAAAGTGTCGCTGATCGCCCCGTATAAGTGTTTTATTTCTTGTTGTGATAAAACGCTTATTTCTTTAAGTGGGATATTCTCTACACTGTAGTTAAGCGGGACGGGGGCATCTTCCATCCCCAGGGCGTGCAAACATTCCAGTAGCTTATCGATTGCCAGGAAGTTCCGGTTCAGGTGTGCATTGCTAAAAGCCCTTTTTGTACGTACCCCGGTAGCTGATTTTAAGTGTTTGTAATATCCCCAAACGTGCTTTTCTTTGAGTTGGGTTATTTCGTTTAACCCAGTTTCTTTCTGCAGGTAAGTAAAAAAATAATGTACAAAACGGGTGTAATCGTATACGCTTGATCCGGCATGGCAAAGGGTAGTTAAATAACTACGGTAGCTCGCCAGGGTTCCTTTAAAATTCTGGTGCATCGTTTCTAGTAAATTTTAGGTGGTAAATTATTAAGTAGTACTTCTAAAGCCCGCGCCACGGCAATCCAGCGCCCTCATTCTTGCGGGCTTTCTCTGTATTGCCGTGGCTCCTAATGCCTCGGTATGTTACATAATCCGGGGTTATAATACATTCCCTAACCCCGATAGCTATCGGGGCCAACGCGCCGCCCCCTGTAAGTTATAACCAGGTTTATGTAAAATACTCCCTGCCACTGCCCGCCAGCCAACGCGCCCCACCCACGCTAACGCTCGAACCCGGAACTATAAATTTGACTTCTAACAGACGATTTTTCCGGAAGATATATTAATATTATAAGTAGTAAAAACAGTCGTAGAACCGACCTGGTGGGCTTCGGGAAGATTTTATGTCATATTTTATCATTTTATGACCTCCTGAACCACAATCAGGCGCTCTTACTCAGCCGTGACGCTCATTCGGCGCTTAGCCTAGCACTTCAAAAGTAAAACAGCCTTTAGGCTATTTCACTTTTAAAGTGGTTTTTTATAGACAGTTAATTAATTACTATCATCTTTGTAAAGATTAAATATTAACTATATTTTTGCATACTATAATTATCATTCTTATAAGTACTTGATGAGCGATATACCACACATAATTAAATATATGGGATCAAAGCGTAGTATTTTGAACTTCGTGGTAAATACTATTGATGATGCTACAGAAGAGAACAACAAGCGTATTTATGATCTTTTTGGGGGATCTGCTGTTGTTTCCGGATCTTTTAGGAATAAAATTGCTGTTACTTGTAATGATATTCAGTCTTATACAGCAATTCTAGCAGGAACTTATCTTAACAATTATAATTGGAGTAAATATGATGACAATATTTTAGATAAAATAGTGAAGGAG from Aquimarina sp. ERC-38 includes these protein-coding regions:
- a CDS encoding tyrosine-type recombinase/integrase; the encoded protein is MHQNFKGTLASYRSYLTTLCHAGSSVYDYTRFVHYFFTYLQKETGLNEITQLKEKHVWGYYKHLKSATGVRTKRAFSNAHLNRNFLAIDKLLECLHALGMEDAPVPLNYSVENIPLKEISVLSQQEIKHLYGAISDTFSYRFYGIRREARQKTLELVLNLCYGCGLRRSEALHLKEKDIDLDRGVLHVRQGKNYKDRFVPISKNLVRSFTEYIYDYRRHLPGRRTSYLYPFGATAIGQVLPLLQKTLDDSPLKNKNISLHTLRHSIATHLLDNGMPIEQISQFLGHSGLTSTQIYTHIINRD
- a CDS encoding tyrosine-type recombinase/integrase, with the translated sequence MNFTDYLQSKGMTPGVIARHEREVTKYETFLERYHTLKETANKKELLAYLKYLQKQRGLSNVTTNQILGMLKNYYAYASEFKELKNIASLIKIRGIRKKQLRPVFTDVQLGELCELYYNYLQSYKPNNRELYFFPDYDKMLKARFLALSFFTCQGLHFGEVLRLRRTDFDLRKGRVELQASKSAASRILPLDTVQIVSLLELFATGQDRIIDYPSHLHKINNQLTELTKGSELAFLDFRHLRASRIVAWIKTKGLRRAQYLAGHRHINATEKYKAHTYEELRKGLLDYHPLN